The genomic window TATCGAACAAACAGACATCAGAATAGTTTCAACCCAAAATATTATGTTAAACCATGGAGAAAGAGGTGGTACGCCGATATTGCTATGGTAATTATGATGATAATATATTAATCGAGTGCGCGTCATCGGGCGTGGTTGGCTGCCAGCGGCGGTAGTCAGGAGGCAGGATCTGGTGGATGCGGATTGACAGATCAGGGTTAGCCGCCAGGGGAGTCCATTTTCCTTCACAGTCCTCCCCGAGACACCCAGCTCACCTCCGTGCTCCACGGAGCGGACAGAGAGAACGAGCCAGAGCCgcgcctctcttctctctcagctcGCAGCTGTGTAACAAACACACAGCAGCACACAGCAGCAGCGCCGCACAGTCTGCGAGACTCTCAGCCCGACCCAACCACAGCCAGTGCAGCCTGTTCGGCTCACAAGGGAAAGTCCGGTGATCTGCTGTTTATGGAGATGAGATGCATGTGACCATGTTGTCGCTGTAATATGAGTTTGCTAGCGGCATGTGGTGCCATGAGAACCTTGCAGGGATATCTAGTTCGGTAAGGCAAGGCGCTTTCTACTTGACCAAATACATCTCACAGAAGGTGGCGGCTGGCTtgcacagaacaacagcaaggcGGAGACCAAACCCAGTGCACTGAATTTAGATATGAGCTAAAAGTTTACCAACATTAAAATATGTTTGGGATCTACATTGAGCGTTTAAGTTTAGTGTGATTCTTGTCATTATGGGTGTAGACTGAACAGGAGCGTATTCTCTTCACCGAGATAACGATGGCTTTCTGAGGAGGATATCTCTATCTGCGCTATGATCTGGACCATGCGGACTCTGATGCTGAGGacgctgtgtgtgttgttggggAATGCACATATCTTGTCTCTCAGAAATAATGGCTACATGCGAACAAGAGAAACAGCGTTGGGTTATTATGGGTTTAACGCCACAGCAACACACAGGACCGCTCACACAGCCATCGGAAAAGGTCCCGAAAACACAGTTTACAACAGCACTCGCTCTGGGGGACACGCTACAGGTACGTCCTACTCCAAACAGAATATTCAAACGTGGATGGAAAAGATTCATTCTACTAATGTGAGAAGGACGCGCGTAATTACGGATGAAACAAAACATAGGCATGTCGGATTAAAACAACACCAGTCCAACAGAACACTAACGCTGGGGGATTACTCTGCCACCCCACACAGGGACATGGTACGCCGCCACAAGAGGAGAAAGTTGAATAGGGAGATTGGCGCAGCCGCTGCCATGGGTACGGCAGGTGGATACAATATCACTAAGTCTCCAGCAATGGGCCAGCAGCGCGGGGGACAACTGGATAGCGACAGACGCAAGAGAGGCACAAAAGACGAGCAGAAGAAGGCGtttaagagggagagggggagaaaagtgAACAAAAGCTCAATGGCTTTATCTCAGGCACACAGCGCAGTGGGCGGGCtggacccccctctctctccatgggaACCAATACCCAAGCCCCTAGCTCTCACCTCTACCGACCTACCCCTCGACTTCTTCACCAGGAAGAACGAGATGTTTACTTACCGGGAGGAAAACCCGTGGGATGCCACTCCAATGACACCTCCCAACACGGCAGATTTTGGAAGTGAAATCAAAAACCCATTTTACCCAGTGACAAGTGAAACCTTTGGAGCTTATGCTATCATGGGCGTTTCTGCCATAATTTTCCTCGCTGGGATAGCAGGGAACATAGCCATACTGTGCATCGTATGTCAGAACTACTATATGAAGAGCATCTCCAACTCTCTCATAGCTAACCTGGCCATCTGGGATTTTGTAGTCGTCttcttttgcctgccccttgtcATTTTCCACGAATTGACTAAGTCCTGGCTACTGGGAGATTTCACCTGTAAAATCGTGCCATATTTAGAggtattctattatgttctattctatttgaTTATATTGTACTACAGATTGTCTCCTATATTGGTGGCTGATGGGGCATCTGCACATTTCTCTTTGCAAAGGCACAATTTGAAGTAGAATTGCATTGTCTAGTACACATTTATAATACAGTATTGTCACATTCAGAACAAGTTGTGATAGAAAAGTCTATCACAAAGAACATGACACTAATCCATTTCCCCCTAACAGGGGACTAGCCATCTTCGGCATAATAATAAACAAGATGAGTTCCCACCAAACTCAGATGTCACCTCAACTCATTGTGACACCCAGTGTGACACTGCTACATACACCTGCTGGCTGCTGGATGGAAGTGGCATCCCTACCTCCACCCTCACCTCATGACACCCACACACTtaatccttccctctatctctccctcattttctcccacttctgtgtgtctctcgctctctctctctatttctctctctctctctgtgtgcagtCATGCCTTTACTTTGTGACTTTGGGTTAAAACCCGTTTGTTATTCCCAGAACTCCTAATCTTATTGAACAGTGTAGTGGTGAAACTGGTGAATGGTATTGGGTTTCTGCTGCAGAGAAACATGACTTCTAAGTAGAGCACTAGGTGTGCAGTGAGGAGCGCTTGAAGAAGGTGTCAGTAGAccgtgtgtggagggggggggggggggttggtttcCTTGCATGTGGGTGAGTGCGTGCAGGCACGTTTGTGAATTTTAAACATGCATGCCCATGAGTCCCTGCGTGCGtcagtgcatgcatgtgtgtcgtCCGGccatgcgtgtgcatgtgtgtgtccatgcgtgtCCTCAGCCCAGTGCAGTGCTGAGTTGACCCACTGTGACTGTATGTGGATTAAGTGGGGAGTAAAGTCACTCCGCAGGCAGGATGTGGGAGAGAACACTCCACTGGGAGGAGAGGAAGCCTCGGGCTGCATTGCCCACTGACtcaggacacacacacccacacacagatgtGTATGCAGACACAATCAGACAGACTCACAGACGAAGACACACGTACGCATGTACATGACCACACAGCTAACATGGTGACGATAATGCATTAGAtacagacagctaggagaggaggagagatgctACAGTTTTCCACTGACATGGACAGTCCCTTTGACACTGATGGGAGGATCtctctgtggtgtgtgtatgtgtgcgcgtggCTTCTGTGGCCTGCTCATGTGGTATGtgtatgtaatcaagtctccagtGATGTGCAGAgctctaacatgc from Oncorhynchus mykiss isolate Arlee chromosome 15, USDA_OmykA_1.1, whole genome shotgun sequence includes these protein-coding regions:
- the LOC110490274 gene encoding prosaposin receptor GPR37, which translates into the protein MIWTMRTLMLRTLCVLLGNAHILSLRNNGYMRTRETALGYYGFNATATHRTAHTAIGKGPENTVYNSTRSGGHATGTSYSKQNIQTWMEKIHSTNVRRTRVITDETKHRHVGLKQHQSNRTLTLGDYSATPHRDMVRRHKRRKLNREIGAAAAMGTAGGYNITKSPAMGQQRGGQLDSDRRKRGTKDEQKKAFKRERGRKVNKSSMALSQAHSAVGGLDPPLSPWEPIPKPLALTSTDLPLDFFTRKNEMFTYREENPWDATPMTPPNTADFGSEIKNPFYPVTSETFGAYAIMGVSAIIFLAGIAGNIAILCIVCQNYYMKSISNSLIANLAIWDFVVVFFCLPLVIFHELTKSWLLGDFTCKIVPYLEVASLGVTTFTLCALCIDRFRAATNVQMYYEMIENCTSTTAKLAVIWIGALLLALPELLIRQLVTEDPALPDDLPTERCVVRISTSLPDTLYILGLTYEGARLWWCFGCYFCLPTLFTIGCSLVTARKIRRAEQACVRGNKKQIRLESQMNCTVVALAIVYGACVVPENICNIVSAYMAAGVPERTMAVLHLLSQLLLFCRAAVTPVLLLLLCRPLGRAFLDCCCCCCCNHAHSSGTASDDNEHECTTELELSPFSTIRRELSNYTPAGSNC